From the genome of Cytobacillus firmus, one region includes:
- a CDS encoding ParB/RepB/Spo0J family partition protein: MAKGLGKGLNAFFNNAETESEETVQEVKIKDIRPNPYQPRKVFEKEAIEELKQSILEHGILQPIIVRKSIKGFEIVVGERRYRAAKEANLEKVPVVVRELTEQQMMELAVLENLQREDLTPIEEAAAYQLLMEKLKVTQEELAKRLGKSRPHIANHVRLLSLPPKIQGLISDGKISMGHGRALLGLRKKEKLQALVEKTVKDGLNVRQLEQLIQQLNDVSRETKKQAVQKDIFIKERESSLRERFGTNVHIKQSKNKGKIEIEFFSKEDLERIMELLETHQ; this comes from the coding sequence ATGGCTAAAGGTTTAGGAAAAGGTCTGAATGCTTTTTTCAATAATGCTGAAACCGAAAGTGAAGAAACTGTACAGGAAGTAAAAATAAAGGACATTCGTCCAAACCCTTATCAGCCGCGCAAGGTGTTTGAAAAGGAAGCCATTGAGGAGCTGAAGCAATCCATCCTTGAACATGGAATACTGCAGCCGATCATCGTCCGCAAAAGCATCAAGGGCTTTGAAATTGTAGTTGGGGAACGCCGCTACCGGGCAGCAAAAGAAGCCAACTTGGAGAAAGTTCCTGTTGTTGTAAGAGAGCTGACTGAACAGCAAATGATGGAGCTGGCTGTTCTTGAAAATCTGCAGCGTGAAGACCTAACGCCGATTGAAGAAGCGGCTGCGTACCAGCTGCTGATGGAGAAGCTTAAGGTGACACAAGAGGAATTGGCCAAGCGCCTGGGAAAAAGCAGGCCGCATATTGCCAACCATGTTCGCCTGCTATCCCTTCCTCCGAAAATTCAAGGATTGATTTCAGACGGCAAAATTTCCATGGGACACGGAAGAGCGCTGTTGGGGCTGCGAAAAAAAGAAAAACTGCAGGCACTTGTTGAAAAAACAGTTAAAGACGGCTTAAATGTCCGTCAGCTTGAACAGCTGATTCAGCAGCTGAACGATGTTTCACGTGAAACGAAAAAGCAGGCAGTTCAAAAGGATATCTTTATTAAGGAACGCGAATCCTCCCTCAGGGAACGGTTCGGAACGAACGTCCATATTAAACAGTCCAAAAACAAAGGGAAAATTGAGATTGAATTTTTCTCAAAAGAAGATTTGGAACGCATTATGGAGCTTTTAGAAACACATCAGTAA
- a CDS encoding ParA family protein, which translates to MGKIIAVANQKGGVGKTTSSVNLGACLAYIGKKVLLVDIDPQGNATSGIGIEKADVDHCIYDVLVDDVEASKVIKPTSVENLYAIPATIQLAGAEIELVPTISREVRLKRALEEVKANFDYVIIDCPPSLGLLTINSLTASDAVIIPVQCEYYALEGLSQLLNTVRLVQKHLNHDLKIEGVLLTMLDARTNLGIQVIEEVKKYFQDKVYKTIIPRNVRLGEAPSHGEPIITYDPKSRGAEVYLELAKEVVSNG; encoded by the coding sequence GTGGGCAAGATTATAGCCGTTGCGAACCAGAAAGGCGGAGTCGGCAAAACGACCTCTTCCGTCAATCTTGGCGCATGCCTGGCATACATAGGCAAGAAAGTGCTGCTGGTCGACATTGATCCGCAGGGCAATGCCACAAGCGGAATCGGCATTGAAAAAGCGGATGTCGATCATTGCATCTATGACGTCCTCGTGGATGATGTGGAAGCATCCAAGGTCATTAAACCTACTTCGGTAGAGAACTTATACGCCATCCCGGCAACCATTCAGCTGGCAGGCGCAGAAATTGAACTGGTGCCGACGATCTCACGGGAAGTCAGGTTAAAGAGGGCTCTTGAGGAAGTAAAGGCAAACTTTGATTATGTGATTATCGACTGTCCTCCTTCCCTCGGATTACTGACGATAAATTCGCTGACCGCTTCGGATGCCGTAATCATACCCGTGCAGTGCGAGTACTATGCACTGGAAGGGCTGAGCCAGCTTCTGAATACGGTTCGCCTTGTGCAGAAGCATCTGAACCATGATTTAAAAATTGAAGGCGTTCTGCTGACAATGCTTGATGCCCGTACAAATCTTGGCATTCAGGTCATTGAAGAAGTGAAAAAGTATTTTCAGGATAAAGTCTATAAAACAATCATCCCCCGCAATGTGCGTCTGGGAGAGGCTCCGAGCCATGGAGAACCTATCATTACTTATGATCCGAAGTCACGCGGAGCTGAAGTATATTTAGAACTGGCAAAGGAAGTGGTTTCAAATGGCTAA